In Triticum dicoccoides isolate Atlit2015 ecotype Zavitan unplaced genomic scaffold, WEW_v2.0 scaffold4594, whole genome shotgun sequence, the genomic window GCGGCGGAGGAACATGTGCCGGTCGTTGTGCAGGTGCCAAGTGTACAAGGTGATGCACATCCGGGCCACAGGCTCGTGCCACCTCTGGGTGTACATCCGAGCTCCCGTGGCAGCGTAGGCGTCGTAGATGGCCCTCAGCGCCGGCTCGCTGACGACGCCTGAGGTGGCGATGTCGGCCACGTTGAGGAACGAATTCATGACCTCGGAGTTGACCAGGTCGCTGCCCACATCGATGACATCTGTGCCGGGCGAGCTGAAGACTAGGTCGCTCGTGACGGCGCCAACATCGAAGCCCCGGGCTATGGCCTCAGCACCCATGCCGAGGATGCTGCTCTCCAACAGGGCCATGACCTGGGCGGCGCGACGGTCCATTTGTGCTGACCGGTCCTTGAGGAGCGTCCTGTGCGCCGCCTCCAGCGCGATCTTGGCTCGGATGTAGGACGCGCCAATTGCGACGGCCTCGCGTCGCTGCCGGCCACCAAGGGTTCGTAGCGAGCGGGCGTCAGCGAGCCCGTCGCGCAGGAGGCGGCTGAAGGAGGGGAACACCTTGTGATACCCGTGCTCGTAGTAAAATGCCATGTCCACAACGTAGTTGGAAAAGAGCGTGCGCACGTCGGAGGCGCCAATCAGTAGGTTCGCCATGCCGCTGCCAGATAGGGCGTTGGTTGTTGTCATCGCCTCAGGCCAGTCGGCGGCGCCCAGCAAGGCGAGAACCTGCGGCGTGGCTAGGACCAGCCCGGCGCCCTTAGTGGGCAACACGTTGCCGATTGCGTGTTGCGCGCTTTTCCACAGCGCCAGCTCCGGCGACAGCCGCAGTTGCACCACCCTGGGCCGCGCCGCGTCGCCTCCGCCGTCACTTCTAATGCTAGCAAACATCTCCGCCAGCATGTCTTCCGCCTCGCGCGACAGCCTTCTCAGATCCTCCATGGACCTCGCCCCCTTGCCAACCAAGGCCCTCGCCGCAGAGTAGCCCGTGTAAAAGGGGAAGCCTCCATCTTGCCGCTTCGCCAGCTGGGCGCCCCAGAAATACGAAGGGATTGCAACTAGCCCGCTGCCATTGCCGCCAGGGACAGTGTCCTTCTCCCTCACGACCTCAATGTTGAGGCCATGGAGAGAGCAGCCACCCCAGGTTGGGGTTGGGGTGGGTGGTGCCTCCGCGTCACCGCGACGAGTCCAAGCGAGACTCAACATTTTTATTTAGTACTACTGTATTAAAAAATGCAGGTACTGGACTTCTTGTGGTGTTTCCCAGCCTTGTGTATTCCCCAGCAGCTTATATAGCCATATCAGCACAAGGCtggctgcctgcctgcctctctgcAGTGGTCTTGTACAAGCTTAATTAAGCTCGTCGTACGTACTAGCTAGAGAGATACACACGTTTTGATTGTTTTCTTCTTATTGTATCACTTTCTCGCCATGACTAGAAAGTAACACGACCCTTTCCAGGAATGCCAGGATTGCATGCACGAGGAGGAGTTGCTCGTGTCCACCTCGCTTTTGTGGGCGTGCCGGCCAGTGACGACGGACGGCCAGGCGACGGCGGCCAGACATTCTTGCAGGTTTCCTTGTCGATCACCGTACTACTCTGGGTCCATGGTCCTGATGATGGCTAAAAATGAGGGTCCTCTCCGTTCACAACTAGCTCTATTAATA contains:
- the LOC119346640 gene encoding uncharacterized protein LOC119346640, whose product is MEDLRRLSREAEDMLAEMFASIRSDGGGDAARPRVVQLRLSPELALWKSAQHAIGNVLPTKGAGLVLATPQVLALLGAADWPEAMTTTNALSGSGMANLLIGASDVRTLFSNYVVDMAFYYEHGYHKVFPSFSRLLRDGLADARSLRTLGGRQRREAVAIGASYIRAKIALEAAHRTLLKDRSAQMDRRAAQVMALLESSILGMGAEAIARGFDVGAVTSDLVFSSPGTDVIDVGSDLVNSEVMNSFLNVADIATSGVVSEPALRAIYDAYAATGARMYTQRWHEPVARMCITLYTWHLHNDRH